The Desulfovermiculus halophilus DSM 18834 genome has a window encoding:
- a CDS encoding efflux RND transporter permease subunit has product MFSRIFIERPRLAMVISILITLGGLIAIFNIPVAELPHITPPVVRVSTTYPGASAEVVRDTVAAPIEQEVNGVDDMLYMESTCSDDGSYSLQVTFSVDSNPDIDQVNVQNRLQLAQSRLPQEVLDQGIDVRRRSEDMLGVITFTSPQGTRDRIFMSNYIDRVINDALVRIPGVSDVHIFGEYTYSMRIWLDPDRLAALQMSPDDVVRAVRRQNIQATLGSVGTAPAPPGQELQYTLKARGRLNSAEEFENIVIRSNEQGGLVRLRDVGRMELGSESYSTQGSVDNRPTVGIAVYKSSDANALNTMNAVREELKRQAELMPEDMDYMVMYDTTDYVRETIKEIVFTLGLTFLLVVLVIFTFLQNVRATIIPAAAIPVSIIGTFAVLLALGFSANTINLFALILAIGVVVDDAIIVVENVYRVREEGSAGDRKEAAIKAMEEITGPIVATTLVLLAVFVPIIFMPGITGGLYKQFGVTLCVSVVISAICSLTLSPALCAVFLKASTPHRRGPFAWFNMFLGGSRTVYTSVVGWLIRHLAVAVLFFVIILGGVWFFAGHLPTSFLPQEDKGGFFADVQLPEGATLERSNQVLTRATEKLLEMEGVEHVLSVSGFSLLSGRSENVGFIICDLKPWEERTRPELHLDAMVAKAAREFSAITTANITPFVPPPIQGLGTTGGFDFRLQALAGQSPGELVSVARGLVAAANQEPSLSRVYTTFTADTPQIFVDLDRTRAEQMGVAVSDVFSVLGQQTGSRYVNDFNLYGRTYQVRVQGQAPYRAKPEDIQDLYVLSEKGKKVPLESLVDLSYRLGSKVVNRYNLFTSLDIRGEAAPGYSSGQAMATMERLAGEKLPSGYGFEWSSMSYQEKQASGTVVYMFALALIFAYLFLVGLYESWNLPVSIVLSVLVATLGAFIGLWVFGRPLSLYAQIGVVLLVGLAAKNAILIVEFARDRKEQGASAYEAALGGAGTRFRPVLMTALTFILGVAPLVVATGAGASSRNHIGTVVFAGMIAATTLGILIIPALYYIFQRLGEKGQAVWQKGSRKQRMQDE; this is encoded by the coding sequence ATGTTTTCCAGGATCTTTATCGAACGCCCCAGGCTGGCCATGGTTATCTCCATCCTGATCACCCTGGGAGGACTCATAGCCATATTTAATATCCCGGTGGCCGAGCTGCCCCACATCACACCACCTGTTGTCCGGGTCAGCACCACCTATCCCGGGGCCAGTGCCGAGGTTGTCCGGGACACGGTGGCCGCCCCCATCGAGCAGGAGGTCAACGGTGTTGACGACATGCTCTACATGGAATCCACCTGTTCAGACGACGGGAGCTACAGCCTCCAGGTTACTTTTTCCGTGGACTCCAACCCTGATATCGATCAGGTCAATGTACAAAACCGGCTCCAGCTGGCCCAATCCCGGCTTCCCCAGGAGGTGCTGGACCAGGGAATCGATGTGCGCCGCCGTTCCGAGGATATGCTGGGGGTCATTACCTTTACCTCGCCCCAAGGCACCCGGGACAGGATATTTATGAGCAATTATATCGACCGGGTCATTAACGATGCCCTGGTGCGTATCCCCGGGGTCAGCGACGTGCATATCTTTGGCGAGTATACGTACAGCATGCGCATCTGGTTGGACCCGGACCGGCTGGCGGCCCTGCAGATGAGCCCGGACGATGTGGTCCGGGCCGTTCGCCGGCAGAATATCCAGGCCACCCTGGGCTCGGTGGGCACTGCTCCCGCCCCGCCGGGACAGGAACTTCAGTACACATTAAAGGCCAGGGGCCGGCTTAACAGCGCGGAGGAATTTGAAAATATCGTGATCCGGAGCAATGAACAAGGCGGGCTTGTGCGGCTCAGGGATGTAGGCCGGATGGAGTTGGGCAGTGAGTCCTACAGTACCCAGGGGAGCGTGGACAACCGCCCCACAGTAGGTATTGCAGTGTATAAATCCTCTGATGCCAATGCCTTAAACACTATGAACGCGGTCAGAGAAGAGCTCAAGCGCCAGGCCGAGCTCATGCCCGAGGACATGGACTATATGGTGATGTATGATACCACCGACTATGTACGCGAAACAATCAAGGAGATTGTCTTTACCCTGGGGCTGACCTTTTTACTGGTGGTTCTGGTCATCTTTACCTTTTTGCAAAACGTGCGGGCTACCATTATTCCCGCTGCCGCCATACCGGTTTCCATTATCGGCACCTTTGCCGTTCTGCTCGCCCTGGGATTTTCCGCCAACACCATAAACCTGTTTGCCCTGATCCTGGCCATCGGGGTGGTGGTGGATGACGCGATCATTGTGGTGGAGAATGTCTATCGCGTCCGGGAGGAAGGATCAGCCGGTGACCGCAAGGAAGCGGCCATCAAGGCCATGGAAGAGATTACCGGGCCGATTGTGGCCACCACATTGGTCCTTCTGGCGGTCTTTGTCCCGATTATCTTCATGCCCGGGATCACCGGAGGGCTCTATAAACAATTCGGGGTGACCCTGTGTGTCTCGGTGGTCATCTCAGCTATCTGTTCCCTGACCTTGAGCCCGGCCCTGTGCGCGGTTTTTTTGAAAGCAAGCACGCCTCACCGGCGCGGCCCTTTTGCCTGGTTCAACATGTTTTTGGGAGGCTCGCGCACGGTTTATACCTCTGTGGTGGGCTGGCTGATCCGGCATCTGGCCGTGGCAGTGCTTTTCTTTGTGATCATTCTCGGCGGGGTTTGGTTCTTCGCCGGACACCTGCCCACCAGTTTTCTGCCCCAGGAGGACAAGGGTGGATTCTTTGCCGATGTTCAGCTGCCGGAAGGGGCGACCCTGGAGCGGAGCAACCAGGTCCTGACCCGGGCGACTGAAAAGCTTCTGGAAATGGAAGGAGTGGAGCACGTGCTCTCTGTAAGCGGTTTCAGCCTGCTCAGCGGTCGCTCGGAAAACGTGGGTTTTATAATCTGCGATCTGAAGCCCTGGGAAGAAAGGACCAGGCCGGAACTGCACTTGGATGCCATGGTGGCCAAGGCGGCCAGGGAATTTAGTGCCATTACCACCGCCAATATCACCCCCTTTGTTCCGCCCCCGATTCAAGGTTTAGGGACCACCGGCGGGTTTGATTTCCGGTTGCAGGCCTTGGCAGGTCAGAGCCCCGGAGAGCTGGTATCAGTGGCCAGAGGGCTGGTGGCGGCCGCCAATCAGGAGCCTTCGCTCTCCCGGGTCTACACCACCTTTACCGCGGATACCCCGCAGATTTTTGTGGATCTGGACCGGACCCGGGCAGAGCAGATGGGTGTTGCCGTAAGCGATGTATTTTCCGTGCTGGGCCAGCAGACGGGGTCCAGGTATGTCAACGATTTCAACCTATACGGCCGGACCTACCAGGTCAGGGTCCAGGGTCAGGCCCCATACAGGGCCAAACCGGAAGATATCCAGGATTTGTATGTGCTAAGCGAGAAAGGGAAAAAGGTCCCCTTAGAGAGTCTGGTGGATCTGTCCTACAGGCTTGGATCCAAGGTGGTCAACCGCTACAACCTGTTCACCAGCCTGGACATAAGGGGCGAGGCTGCGCCGGGCTATTCTTCGGGCCAGGCCATGGCCACCATGGAGCGCCTGGCCGGGGAGAAACTGCCTTCGGGTTATGGGTTTGAATGGTCCTCCATGAGTTACCAGGAAAAACAGGCCAGCGGCACTGTGGTCTATATGTTCGCCCTGGCCCTGATTTTTGCCTATCTCTTTTTGGTGGGGCTCTACGAGAGCTGGAACCTGCCCGTATCCATAGTCCTTTCCGTCCTGGTGGCCACCCTGGGCGCCTTTATCGGGCTTTGGGTATTCGGGCGTCCCTTGTCCCTGTACGCTCAAATCGGTGTCGTGCTTTTGGTCGGCCTGGCGGCCAAAAACGCCATTTTGATCGTGGAGTTTGCCAGGGACCGCAAAGAGCAGGGCGCCTCCGCCTATGAGGCTGCGCTGGGGGGGGCAGGAACCCGTTTCCGGCCGGTGCTCATGACCGCCCTGACCTTTATTCTGGGTGTTGCCCCCCTGGTCGTGGCGACCGGTGCAGGGGCCTCAAGCCGCAACCACATCGGCACCGTGGTTTTTGCCGGAATGATCGCGGCCACCACCCTGGGAATACTGATCATCCCTGCGCTGTATTACATTTTTCAGCGACTGGGTGAAAAAGGGCAGGCCGTGTGGCAAAAAGGTAGCAGAAAGCAGCGGATGCAAGACGAATAA
- a CDS encoding sigma-54 interaction domain-containing protein: MSLPPDSFFRESVLRICSSLDIDKALDRCLEYVKQFIPADSMHLSVYLPDVQMLEFVAAAGNTGDKPNLGAISVPAIDWEAPENQRPGMTSLHMVNNPHNEPETKNILNQLEMSLDFSAMIMRLSLEQSYIGEVAVKSLGINRFTEDHARLFVQLREPLAIALANALKHMEVVRLNELLADESRYFQQQIRAREGEEVIGADFGLKGVMQQVQQVASLDNPVLLLGETGSGKGIIADTIHKLSNRSQGPMITVNCGAIPDALLESELFGHEKGAFTGAEKQKRGRFERGQGGTVFLDEIGELPFQSQVKLLHVLQHKQIERVGGSQSIPLDIRIIAATNRDLAAMVRAGDFREDLWYRLNVFPVMVPPLRQRKEDIPALVHHFLHRKAADLKLANRPKLPPDALDKLMAHTWPGNVRELENFIERALIQSTNSELDIDSLITSIASTRTKHTASLEDESAPFPTLDAVCAEHIRRALNRSRGKISGPGGAAELLDLHPNTLRQRMDKLGIPYKRRKQS, translated from the coding sequence ATGAGCCTTCCCCCTGATTCCTTCTTCCGAGAGTCGGTTTTGCGCATATGCAGCAGTCTAGATATCGACAAGGCCTTAGACCGTTGCCTGGAGTACGTCAAGCAATTCATCCCCGCAGACTCCATGCACCTCTCGGTGTATCTTCCTGATGTTCAGATGCTGGAGTTCGTGGCCGCGGCAGGAAACACCGGGGACAAGCCGAATCTTGGAGCCATCTCCGTACCGGCCATCGACTGGGAAGCTCCTGAGAACCAGCGCCCGGGAATGACCTCCCTGCATATGGTCAACAATCCTCATAATGAGCCGGAAACCAAAAACATCCTCAACCAATTGGAGATGAGCCTCGACTTTTCAGCCATGATCATGCGTCTGTCCCTGGAACAGAGCTATATTGGGGAGGTGGCTGTCAAAAGTCTGGGCATCAATCGATTCACCGAGGACCACGCCCGTCTTTTCGTCCAGCTACGGGAACCCCTGGCCATCGCCCTGGCCAACGCCCTGAAGCACATGGAGGTCGTCCGTCTCAACGAACTCTTGGCCGACGAAAGCAGGTACTTTCAGCAGCAAATCCGGGCCAGGGAAGGGGAAGAGGTCATTGGGGCGGACTTTGGGCTCAAAGGGGTCATGCAGCAGGTCCAGCAGGTTGCCTCCCTGGACAATCCAGTTTTGCTTCTGGGGGAAACCGGGAGCGGCAAGGGGATCATAGCCGATACAATTCACAAGCTCTCCAACCGTTCCCAGGGCCCGATGATAACCGTCAACTGCGGTGCCATTCCGGATGCTTTGCTGGAAAGCGAGCTCTTCGGACATGAGAAGGGGGCGTTTACCGGGGCGGAAAAACAGAAACGGGGGCGCTTTGAGCGCGGACAGGGCGGAACCGTCTTCCTGGATGAAATCGGCGAGCTTCCCTTCCAGTCCCAGGTCAAGCTCCTCCATGTCCTGCAGCACAAACAAATAGAACGAGTGGGAGGAAGCCAAAGCATTCCTTTGGATATCCGGATCATTGCCGCCACCAACAGGGATTTGGCGGCTATGGTCCGAGCCGGCGACTTCCGGGAGGATCTCTGGTACAGGCTGAACGTCTTCCCGGTTATGGTCCCCCCTTTGCGTCAACGCAAGGAGGATATCCCGGCCCTGGTCCACCATTTCTTGCACCGCAAGGCAGCGGACCTCAAGCTTGCCAATCGCCCCAAACTCCCCCCGGATGCCCTGGACAAGCTTATGGCCCACACCTGGCCGGGAAACGTGCGCGAGCTGGAAAACTTCATAGAGCGGGCCCTGATCCAATCCACCAACAGTGAGCTGGACATCGATTCACTGATCACAAGTATTGCCAGCACCCGAACAAAGCATACTGCTTCCTTAGAAGATGAATCAGCCCCCTTTCCCACCCTGGACGCGGTATGCGCAGAACATATCCGCCGGGCCCTGAACCGAAGTCGGGGGAAAATCAGCGGACCGGGCGGAGCGGCCGAGCTCCTGGACCTACATCCCAACACCCTGCGCCAGAGGATGGATAAGCTGGGAATTCCCTATAAGCGCAGGAAACAAAGCTAG
- a CDS encoding DctP family TRAP transporter solute-binding subunit yields MPKKYLFLFIVLTALFAVQPAGAKTVIKLANAGPDEPDNRTVKAVAIFEHIVETKTQGAIEVQAYHASKLGDEREALEGIRMGTIQMGTLTSGPVPGFFKPVMLFDIPYLFSSAPAAWEFFHGPVAAEFKQEFLQKTGVRILDITENGYRHFTNNVRPINVPADMDGLKVRTMQNPAHMAITEALGADPTPIPFSELYMALQQGVVDAMECPVVLIHDMKFYEVQDYMIRDGHLYNPLFVFINNRFFENLSPKHQKIVREAAQVLAASHNGFSQEANREGLAKLKDQGMEI; encoded by the coding sequence ATGCCCAAGAAATACCTTTTTCTTTTCATAGTCCTCACAGCCCTTTTCGCGGTTCAGCCGGCCGGGGCCAAAACCGTGATCAAGCTGGCCAATGCCGGTCCGGACGAACCGGACAATCGAACAGTCAAAGCAGTAGCCATCTTTGAACATATCGTAGAAACCAAGACCCAGGGAGCCATTGAAGTCCAGGCCTACCATGCCTCCAAGCTGGGTGATGAACGGGAAGCCCTGGAAGGTATCCGGATGGGGACAATCCAGATGGGTACCTTGACCTCCGGGCCTGTCCCTGGATTCTTCAAGCCGGTTATGCTTTTTGACATTCCCTATCTGTTCAGCAGTGCCCCGGCTGCCTGGGAATTTTTCCATGGGCCTGTGGCTGCGGAATTCAAGCAAGAGTTTTTGCAAAAAACCGGAGTGCGCATCCTGGATATCACGGAAAACGGGTACCGCCATTTCACCAACAACGTCCGTCCGATCAACGTCCCGGCCGATATGGACGGGCTTAAAGTGCGGACCATGCAGAACCCGGCCCACATGGCCATAACCGAGGCCCTGGGCGCCGATCCGACCCCAATCCCGTTCAGTGAACTGTACATGGCCTTGCAGCAAGGCGTGGTGGATGCCATGGAATGCCCGGTGGTTTTAATCCACGATATGAAGTTTTATGAGGTCCAGGACTACATGATCCGGGACGGTCATCTCTACAATCCTCTTTTTGTGTTTATCAACAACCGGTTTTTTGAAAATCTCTCCCCAAAGCATCAAAAAATCGTCCGCGAAGCTGCTCAAGTTTTAGCTGCCAGCCACAACGGGTTTAGTCAGGAAGCAAACAGGGAGGGCCTGGCCAAGCTAAAGGACCAGGGGATGGAAATATAG
- a CDS encoding efflux transporter outer membrane subunit, translated as MTIPKRKKRVLRAGGIRFMPWLLVLVSLLAGGCAMVGPDYEKVRPEVGKNWTAQMEKGLEAAKPHREVLAEWWKVLDDPVLTALEEKAVQGNLDLKTSLSRLRQARLLRGISESGLYPTLNASGQVQEQRGSESLQAGAGGEEEEYYLARFDSAWELDLFGGIRRSVEASQAELEAGRANVKDVLVSLMAEVAVNYIEVRNYQQRLDITRANIRTEEKTYKLNKSRYEAGLIDELAVQQSLRNLETTRSQIPKLKSGLRAAKNRLAVLLGREPGSIDELLVADKAIPQVPPRVAVGIPAEAMRRRPDIRRAERQLAAQTARIGVATADLYPKFRLLGTIGLEALESNFLDAQSRFWGIGPGVSWNIFQGGALRLNIDLQTERQKEALLSYKSTVLQARQEVENALTAYAKEQLREESLQKAVATARRTEFLARDRYKAGLTDFYNVLDAQRALLELEDELIQSQGQVASNLARLYKALGGGWEYADQALTRSSKPVIEKTKANSAQ; from the coding sequence ATGACCATACCAAAGAGAAAAAAGCGGGTTCTGCGTGCGGGAGGCATACGGTTTATGCCCTGGCTGCTCGTGCTTGTTTCTTTGCTCGCGGGCGGCTGCGCCATGGTGGGGCCGGATTATGAAAAGGTCCGGCCCGAGGTCGGCAAAAACTGGACCGCGCAAATGGAGAAGGGCCTGGAGGCCGCCAAGCCGCACAGGGAGGTTCTGGCCGAGTGGTGGAAGGTGTTGGATGATCCGGTGCTCACTGCATTGGAAGAAAAAGCGGTCCAGGGGAACCTGGACCTCAAGACCTCCCTTTCCCGTCTGCGGCAGGCAAGGCTCTTAAGGGGCATCAGCGAATCCGGTCTCTATCCCACGCTGAATGCATCCGGCCAGGTTCAGGAACAACGAGGTAGCGAGTCCCTGCAAGCGGGTGCCGGCGGAGAAGAAGAGGAATACTATCTGGCCCGGTTTGATTCCGCCTGGGAGCTGGACCTGTTCGGCGGGATCAGGCGCTCGGTTGAGGCAAGCCAGGCAGAGCTTGAGGCCGGCCGGGCCAATGTAAAGGATGTCCTGGTCAGCCTGATGGCGGAAGTCGCTGTAAATTACATAGAGGTACGGAACTATCAGCAAAGACTGGATATCACCCGGGCCAACATAAGGACCGAGGAAAAAACATATAAATTGAACAAGTCCAGGTATGAGGCCGGTCTGATTGACGAGCTGGCCGTGCAGCAGTCCCTTCGGAACCTGGAGACCACCCGGTCCCAGATCCCTAAGCTCAAAAGCGGCCTGCGGGCGGCCAAGAACCGCCTGGCAGTTCTTTTGGGCCGGGAGCCCGGTTCGATAGATGAACTGCTTGTCGCGGACAAAGCAATCCCCCAGGTTCCGCCCAGGGTAGCCGTGGGGATCCCGGCCGAGGCCATGCGCCGGCGGCCGGATATCCGCAGGGCTGAAAGGCAGCTTGCGGCCCAGACCGCCAGGATCGGAGTGGCCACGGCTGATCTCTATCCCAAGTTCCGGTTATTGGGCACCATCGGACTGGAGGCCCTTGAGAGCAATTTCCTTGACGCTCAGAGCCGGTTCTGGGGTATAGGACCCGGTGTATCCTGGAATATTTTCCAGGGCGGTGCCCTTCGGCTGAATATTGACCTGCAAACAGAAAGACAAAAAGAGGCCCTGCTTTCCTATAAGTCTACAGTCCTGCAGGCCCGGCAGGAAGTGGAAAATGCGCTGACCGCCTATGCCAAGGAGCAGCTAAGGGAAGAATCCCTGCAAAAGGCGGTCGCCACCGCCAGGCGGACCGAATTTCTGGCAAGAGACCGCTACAAGGCAGGTCTGACCGATTTTTACAATGTCCTGGATGCCCAGCGAGCGCTCTTAGAGCTGGAAGATGAGCTGATTCAGTCCCAGGGACAGGTAGCCTCAAACCTGGCCAGGCTGTACAAGGCCCTGGGCGGGGGATGGGAGTATGCAGATCAAGCTTTGACCCGGTCATCAAAACCCGTGATTGAGAAGACCAAGGCAAACAGCGCTCAGTGA
- a CDS encoding TRAP transporter small permease, protein MHFLSYWINKAANAQVWLCSIFLCLLGTLMSMIILLQVVFRFVIYIPFPWSEECARYMMVWMAMLGSVVALRWGRHIGVRILVEKIPGRGYDRFIVPLVQLGMILFLAVLTQQGINLATLNMHQRSPAMEIPMLIPYLALPVGSVMMIVDIAADMLHDRFPTSAGSNANIATPALGTEDSPNP, encoded by the coding sequence ATGCATTTTCTCTCCTACTGGATAAACAAGGCGGCCAATGCCCAGGTCTGGCTTTGTTCCATCTTTCTCTGCCTCCTCGGGACCTTGATGAGCATGATCATTCTCTTGCAGGTCGTGTTTCGTTTTGTGATCTACATTCCTTTCCCCTGGAGCGAGGAATGCGCCAGGTATATGATGGTCTGGATGGCCATGCTTGGCAGTGTTGTGGCTCTTCGCTGGGGACGGCACATCGGCGTGCGCATCCTGGTGGAAAAAATACCGGGCCGGGGCTACGACCGATTCATCGTCCCGCTGGTCCAACTGGGGATGATCCTTTTTCTGGCGGTCTTGACCCAACAAGGTATCAACCTGGCCACCCTGAACATGCATCAGCGCTCTCCAGCCATGGAAATTCCCATGCTCATCCCATATCTGGCGCTGCCTGTCGGCAGCGTGATGATGATTGTTGATATTGCCGCCGACATGCTGCATGACAGATTTCCGACTTCGGCCGGATCAAACGCCAACATCGCCACTCCAGCCCTTGGAACTGAGGACAGCCCCAATCCCTAG
- a CDS encoding efflux RND transporter periplasmic adaptor subunit, translated as MVWSITRCGSSAKDLTSMKSDSAWRVREMKRIFFLVLACVAGIPALSWAAQGPQGPPPLVQAAPVALVDANQPEKYIGHVESMESIDLRARVEGYLEKLNFKEGSFVQKGQILYVIEQAPYKARVAAARAKVAQAEADLFKAKTRLERLRSAHPESVPKTDLDDAVAARDLARGRLDEARANLELAEIDLDYTTVEAPITGRIGKSRYKVGDLVGPSSQPMAEIVRMDPIRVVFSVSENQGKIIMNALKDSEKGDAASILSVSLEFSGGQAYPRKGEIDFVDNRVDPDTGTIAIWARFENPDGRLVPGEYVRVFLEEAKQEMIPAVAQAAVQRDKEGAFVYVLDEKNKVEKRRITTGHARDGKFIVTSGLKPGEKVIVQGIQKVKPGISVHIKGE; from the coding sequence ATGGTTTGGTCCATCACACGCTGTGGAAGCTCAGCAAAGGATCTTACATCAATGAAGTCTGATAGTGCTTGGAGGGTGCGGGAAATGAAAAGGATTTTTTTCTTGGTGCTTGCATGTGTGGCTGGGATTCCTGCTTTAAGCTGGGCTGCACAGGGCCCTCAAGGTCCTCCCCCCTTGGTGCAGGCGGCGCCGGTAGCTCTTGTGGACGCCAACCAGCCGGAAAAATATATCGGCCATGTAGAATCCATGGAATCCATCGATCTCAGGGCCCGGGTGGAGGGATACCTGGAAAAGCTCAATTTCAAGGAAGGCTCCTTTGTGCAGAAGGGGCAGATTCTTTATGTTATAGAGCAAGCCCCCTACAAGGCGCGGGTGGCCGCAGCCAGGGCAAAAGTGGCCCAGGCGGAGGCGGATCTTTTCAAGGCGAAGACCCGTCTTGAGCGCCTACGTTCAGCCCATCCGGAAAGCGTGCCCAAGACCGATCTCGATGATGCCGTGGCGGCCCGTGACCTGGCCCGGGGCAGGCTGGACGAGGCCAGGGCCAACCTGGAGCTGGCCGAAATCGACCTGGACTATACCACCGTGGAGGCCCCGATAACCGGCAGAATTGGTAAGAGCCGTTATAAGGTGGGGGATCTGGTGGGTCCTTCGTCCCAACCGATGGCGGAAATCGTGCGCATGGACCCGATCAGGGTCGTTTTTTCGGTAAGCGAAAATCAGGGCAAAATAATAATGAACGCCCTGAAGGATTCTGAAAAAGGGGATGCCGCCTCCATTTTGTCTGTCAGTTTGGAGTTCTCAGGCGGTCAGGCCTATCCCCGGAAGGGAGAAATCGATTTCGTGGACAACCGGGTGGACCCGGATACAGGGACTATTGCCATCTGGGCCAGGTTTGAGAATCCGGACGGGCGTCTTGTGCCGGGTGAATACGTGAGGGTCTTTTTGGAAGAGGCCAAACAAGAGATGATACCAGCAGTTGCCCAGGCCGCGGTGCAAAGGGATAAGGAAGGCGCCTTTGTCTATGTGCTTGATGAGAAAAACAAGGTTGAAAAGCGCCGGATCACAACAGGCCATGCTCGGGACGGCAAGTTCATTGTGACTTCGGGGTTAAAGCCGGGCGAAAAGGTGATCGTTCAGGGGATCCAAAAGGTGAAACCCGGAATAAGCGTGCATATCAAAGGAGAATAA
- a CDS encoding multidrug effflux MFS transporter: protein MKRWIFFLALLAAFPPLSTDMYLPSIPTLARIWNEPLWVINLTLVVFFITYSFFLLVYGPLSDRLGRRNVLKIGLSVYIAASLLCAASPNAPALIIFRMFQAVGAASAASLVLAISKDVFAFQDREKILAYLGVVIALAPMLAPVIGGWTLAFFSWRCIFCILAGFGMVAVWGVHRMEETLKPSLRTTKVSVVDNYLPLLRNGTYMALVLVVALAIVPLFAFIAASSDIYISRFGVSEQVYGYFFGFNALALMAGSLLCTRLSGRVSSARILSLCYIGVTVGGALLLLVDQNGPWKLALPMLCISFSAGLSRPPSNNLVLSQVHHGAGAAASFLMFTIMTGGALAMWFISLGWEDKITVLGIMGLVCGGLGSVLWLALQRRQMIAGH, encoded by the coding sequence ATGAAACGGTGGATATTTTTTCTGGCCCTTCTGGCCGCATTCCCGCCTTTGTCCACGGACATGTATCTCCCGTCCATTCCCACCTTGGCCCGGATCTGGAACGAGCCACTGTGGGTGATCAACCTGACCCTGGTCGTTTTTTTCATCACCTACAGTTTTTTCCTGCTGGTCTACGGGCCGCTGTCCGATCGTTTGGGACGCCGGAATGTGCTTAAGATCGGCCTGTCCGTGTACATTGCCGCCAGCCTGCTCTGCGCCGCCTCCCCCAACGCCCCGGCCCTGATCATCTTCCGCATGTTTCAGGCCGTGGGCGCTGCTTCGGCCGCATCTCTTGTACTGGCCATATCCAAGGATGTCTTTGCCTTTCAGGATCGGGAGAAGATCCTGGCATATCTCGGCGTGGTCATCGCCTTGGCTCCCATGCTGGCCCCGGTCATCGGAGGATGGACCCTGGCCTTTTTTTCCTGGAGATGCATTTTTTGCATCCTGGCTGGCTTTGGGATGGTGGCCGTCTGGGGAGTGCACCGGATGGAGGAGACTTTGAAGCCCTCCCTGCGCACCACCAAAGTCAGTGTTGTGGACAATTACCTTCCTTTGCTGCGCAACGGCACCTACATGGCCCTGGTCCTGGTCGTTGCCCTGGCCATTGTTCCCTTGTTCGCCTTTATTGCCGCCTCCTCAGATATCTATATCTCCCGCTTCGGAGTCAGCGAACAGGTCTATGGATACTTTTTCGGGTTCAATGCCTTGGCCCTGATGGCTGGTTCCCTGCTCTGCACCAGGCTGAGCGGACGGGTCTCCTCGGCCAGAATCCTGAGCTTGTGCTATATCGGGGTCACCGTGGGCGGGGCGCTTTTGCTCCTTGTCGATCAGAACGGTCCCTGGAAGCTGGCTTTGCCTATGCTGTGCATTTCTTTTTCCGCAGGCTTAAGCCGACCGCCCAGCAACAATCTGGTTCTCAGCCAGGTTCACCACGGGGCTGGTGCAGCCGCGTCCTTTTTGATGTTCACCATCATGACCGGCGGGGCCCTGGCTATGTGGTTCATTTCCCTGGGCTGGGAGGACAAGATCACGGTCCTGGGCATTATGGGCCTGGTCTGCGGAGGGCTGGGCAGCGTGCTGTGGCTGGCTTTGCAGAGAAGGCAAATGATTGCAGGGCATTGA